From the Longimicrobium sp. genome, one window contains:
- a CDS encoding BlaI/MecI/CopY family transcriptional regulator — MSPTGSMNLGRRERQIMDAVYRLGRATAAEVLADLPDPPSYSAVRGMLRLLEDKGYLRHEQDGPRYVYLPTTARDEARRSALAHLLRTFFNDSRENAVAALLDLGDEPLDDAEYRRLRTLLDQAREPGDEQ, encoded by the coding sequence ATGTCCCCGACGGGATCGATGAACCTGGGGCGGCGGGAGCGGCAGATCATGGACGCGGTGTACCGGCTGGGCCGCGCCACCGCGGCCGAGGTGCTGGCCGACCTCCCCGATCCGCCCTCGTACTCCGCCGTGCGCGGCATGCTGCGCCTGCTGGAGGACAAGGGCTACCTGCGCCACGAGCAGGATGGCCCGCGCTACGTCTACCTTCCCACCACCGCGCGCGACGAGGCGCGCCGCTCGGCGCTCGCGCACCTGCTGCGCACCTTCTTCAACGACTCGCGCGAGAACGCGGTGGCCGCGCTGCTGGACCTCGGCGACGAGCCGCTGGACGACGCCGAGTACCGCCGCCTCCGCACCCTCCTGGACCAGGCCCGCGAACCCGGAGACGAGCAATGA
- a CDS encoding M56 family metallopeptidase gives MSALLPDLAFPLAVVVKATLLLAAAAVAAGVLAWRRAPAAARHLVWTLAVCGVLALPLFSITLPGWRLAFVRLQPPAAPLTEELPPLPPVSALPPASAGTLPELPPIPASVAPTVEVTPPANAIPFDGEMAIPVVYLLGVIALLGRLLAGRWSVRRLARAASPVTGEAWTALLRDLRWMMDVDRPVTLLRGAGATMPMTWGTRRPTILLPEEAVEWPEDRRRVVLLHELAHVARHDCLTQTLAALACALYWFHPGAWYAARRLRVERELACDDRVLAAGTRAKEYASHLLEVARGFRAPPLAAAAAVSMARPSQLEGRLLAVLDHLRSRHALTRRAGLGAAAAALALVLPLSAARPASAVQDPKPRSAPAPASPEAAMARAREAARHPSDGCVLSRGSSLSCTIDARPGERLSLRLPAGVSARVVGWDRAEVVVRLESSSRTFDASADRMDGGVRVAVARASGHGGNGPDLEIQVPRRFDVATDADGGGVEIRGVEGNFTGNTRGGGVAFIDAGGTVRMDAGGGGAYISHTRLSGRLEMRGGGVLLDENRGNLDISGANATVRGSAADLGAWGERVRGEVEAANEAASRAISIDRVLTGNVAKDGGPIVAATVQPGARLYTGGGDITVRRAQGDISATTGGGDVRLESVAGGAKVSTGAGDVLVRVDGQGGDVEVTSGRGGVTLVLPDGFSGSVDLETAYTQNHAATRITSDVPLAISETREWSAREGTPRRYVRGRATLGSGRHRVHVRTVNGDVRLVRGGDVAVAGRGRGSRDVTVNAGGAVVNTAGSGNASTVSVGGADVACAGQSCTVTLPGTDVQVSTSAGATTIGYRTGAADARGGTVGYVSGSGERTVLASDPQGYAYALGDVPERIRLMGMIGRNSPAAAAAQALGRFAFADPDARVRRAAVDALAEIRGRERDEQLRRIARDHPSASIRRRASEALR, from the coding sequence ATGAGCGCCCTGCTTCCCGATCTCGCCTTCCCGCTGGCCGTGGTGGTCAAGGCCACGCTCCTGCTCGCCGCGGCGGCGGTCGCCGCGGGGGTGCTGGCGTGGCGCCGGGCGCCCGCGGCGGCGCGGCACCTGGTGTGGACGCTGGCCGTATGCGGGGTGCTGGCGCTCCCGCTCTTCTCCATCACCCTGCCCGGATGGCGGCTGGCGTTCGTGCGGCTGCAGCCCCCGGCGGCGCCGCTCACGGAGGAGCTTCCGCCGCTCCCGCCGGTGAGCGCGCTGCCGCCCGCATCGGCCGGGACGCTGCCGGAGCTCCCGCCGATTCCCGCGAGCGTCGCGCCGACCGTGGAGGTCACGCCTCCAGCCAACGCGATCCCCTTCGATGGGGAGATGGCGATCCCCGTCGTCTACCTGCTGGGCGTGATCGCGCTGCTCGGGCGGCTGCTGGCGGGGCGGTGGAGCGTGCGGCGGCTGGCGCGCGCGGCCTCGCCCGTGACCGGCGAGGCGTGGACGGCGCTGCTGCGCGACCTCCGCTGGATGATGGACGTCGACCGCCCGGTGACGCTGCTGCGCGGCGCCGGCGCCACCATGCCGATGACGTGGGGGACGCGCCGGCCCACCATCCTCCTTCCCGAAGAGGCGGTGGAGTGGCCGGAAGACCGGCGGCGAGTGGTGCTTCTCCATGAGCTGGCCCACGTGGCCCGGCACGACTGCCTGACGCAGACGCTGGCCGCGCTGGCGTGCGCGCTCTACTGGTTCCACCCGGGCGCGTGGTACGCCGCGCGCCGCCTGCGCGTGGAGCGCGAGCTGGCGTGCGACGACCGCGTGCTCGCCGCCGGCACGCGGGCCAAGGAGTATGCGTCGCACCTGCTCGAGGTGGCGCGCGGGTTCCGGGCGCCGCCGCTGGCCGCGGCCGCCGCCGTCAGCATGGCGCGCCCGTCGCAGCTCGAGGGGCGCCTCCTGGCCGTGCTCGACCATCTCCGCAGCCGCCACGCGCTGACCCGCCGCGCCGGCCTGGGCGCCGCGGCCGCCGCGCTGGCGCTGGTGCTGCCGCTGTCCGCCGCGCGCCCCGCGTCGGCCGTGCAGGACCCGAAGCCGCGCTCGGCCCCGGCCCCGGCCTCGCCCGAGGCGGCGATGGCGCGGGCGCGCGAGGCGGCGCGGCATCCCTCTGACGGGTGCGTGCTGTCGCGCGGGAGCTCGCTCAGCTGCACCATCGACGCGCGTCCGGGCGAGCGGCTGTCGCTCCGGCTCCCCGCGGGCGTGTCCGCGCGGGTGGTGGGATGGGATCGCGCTGAAGTGGTCGTGCGCCTGGAATCTTCTTCCCGCACGTTCGATGCGTCGGCGGACCGCATGGACGGCGGCGTGCGCGTGGCCGTCGCCCGCGCCTCGGGACACGGCGGGAACGGGCCCGACCTGGAGATCCAGGTGCCGCGGAGGTTCGACGTGGCCACCGACGCGGACGGCGGCGGGGTGGAGATCCGCGGGGTGGAAGGGAACTTCACCGGCAACACGCGCGGCGGCGGGGTGGCGTTCATCGACGCGGGCGGCACGGTGCGCATGGACGCGGGCGGCGGCGGCGCCTACATCAGCCACACGCGGCTCAGCGGGCGGCTGGAGATGCGCGGCGGCGGCGTGCTGCTGGACGAGAACCGCGGCAACCTCGACATCTCCGGGGCGAACGCCACGGTGCGCGGCTCGGCGGCCGACCTGGGCGCGTGGGGAGAGCGCGTGCGCGGCGAGGTGGAGGCGGCGAACGAGGCGGCGTCGCGCGCGATCTCCATCGACCGCGTGCTGACGGGGAACGTGGCGAAGGACGGCGGCCCCATCGTCGCGGCGACGGTGCAGCCGGGCGCGCGCCTGTACACCGGCGGCGGCGACATCACCGTGCGCCGCGCGCAGGGCGACATCTCCGCCACCACCGGCGGCGGCGACGTGCGGCTGGAGTCGGTGGCCGGCGGCGCCAAGGTCAGCACCGGCGCGGGCGACGTGCTGGTGCGCGTGGACGGCCAGGGCGGCGACGTGGAGGTGACCTCCGGCCGCGGCGGCGTCACCCTCGTGCTCCCCGACGGGTTCAGCGGCAGCGTGGACCTGGAGACGGCGTACACGCAGAACCACGCCGCCACCCGCATCACCAGCGACGTGCCGCTGGCCATCAGCGAGACGCGCGAGTGGAGCGCGCGCGAGGGCACGCCGCGCCGCTACGTGCGCGGCCGCGCCACGCTGGGCTCCGGCCGCCACCGCGTGCACGTGCGCACGGTCAACGGCGACGTTCGCCTCGTGCGCGGCGGCGACGTGGCGGTGGCCGGCAGGGGACGAGGGAGCCGCGACGTTACGGTGAACGCCGGCGGCGCGGTGGTGAACACGGCCGGGAGCGGCAATGCCAGCACGGTGAGCGTCGGCGGCGCGGACGTGGCCTGCGCGGGGCAGAGCTGCACGGTGACGCTTCCCGGCACCGACGTCCAGGTGTCCACTAGCGCGGGGGCCACCACCATCGGGTATCGAACGGGCGCGGCGGATGCGCGGGGCGGCACGGTGGGATACGTCTCCGGCTCGGGCGAGCGCACGGTGCTGGCGAGCGACCCGCAGGGCTACGCCTACGCGCTGGGCGACGTGCCCGAGCGGATTCGCCTGATGGGGATGATCGGCCGCAACTCGCCGGCGGCCGCGGCGGCGCAGGCGCTGGGCCGCTTCGCGTTCGCCGATCCAGACGCGCGCGTGCGGCGGGCCGCAGTCGACGCGCTGGCGGAGATCCGTGGCCGCGAACGCGACGAGCAACTCCGCCGCATCGCCCGCGATCATCCCAGCGCATCCATCCGCCGCCGCGCGTCGGAGGCCCTGCGCTGA
- a CDS encoding ribonuclease D, which produces MDYEYIDTPERLRDVVERLRGEPLLGADTEAAGYHRYFDRLSLVQISTRGDNFLVDPQTVPDLSPLRELFESGAVEKVFHDADYDVRILDRDARLSIANLFDTQVAAAFLGERSLGLGNIVEKYLGLKLPKEHQRADWGERPLSEGMKEYAATDTAHLPALRDRLREELVAKGRLHWAEEEFRRREQTRWTENEDGTREAWMKVKGARDLQPRGLAILRELYGWREGVARDLDRATFRVLGNQALLEMSATPPKTMAALKSISGVSDGTVQRRGRDILAAVSRGLEVPDDELPRWPRSPRWERDFELEARVESLKDARNRRADALGLDPGFVMSRAQLEEVARARPRTADELTAVSGVRRWQVEAIGEALLKALR; this is translated from the coding sequence ATGGACTACGAATACATCGACACGCCCGAACGGCTTCGCGACGTGGTCGAGCGCCTCCGCGGCGAGCCGCTGCTGGGCGCCGACACCGAGGCCGCCGGCTATCACCGGTATTTCGACCGCCTCAGCCTGGTCCAGATCTCCACCCGCGGCGACAACTTCCTGGTCGACCCGCAGACGGTGCCCGACCTGTCGCCGCTGCGCGAGCTGTTCGAGTCGGGGGCGGTGGAGAAGGTCTTCCACGACGCCGACTACGACGTTCGCATCCTCGACCGCGACGCACGGCTGTCCATCGCCAACCTCTTCGACACGCAGGTGGCCGCGGCCTTCCTGGGCGAGCGTTCGCTGGGGCTGGGCAACATCGTGGAGAAGTACCTGGGGCTGAAGCTGCCCAAGGAGCACCAGCGCGCCGACTGGGGCGAGCGCCCGCTGAGCGAGGGGATGAAGGAGTACGCGGCGACGGACACCGCGCATCTTCCCGCGCTGCGCGACCGGCTGCGCGAGGAGCTGGTGGCCAAGGGGCGGCTGCACTGGGCCGAGGAGGAGTTCCGCCGCCGCGAGCAGACGCGCTGGACCGAGAACGAGGACGGCACGCGCGAGGCGTGGATGAAGGTGAAGGGCGCGCGCGACCTGCAGCCGCGCGGCCTGGCCATCCTGCGCGAGCTGTACGGCTGGCGCGAGGGCGTGGCGCGCGACCTGGACCGCGCCACCTTCCGCGTGCTCGGCAACCAGGCGCTGCTGGAGATGAGCGCCACGCCGCCGAAGACCATGGCGGCGCTGAAGTCCATCAGCGGCGTGTCGGACGGCACGGTGCAGCGGCGCGGGCGCGACATCCTGGCCGCGGTGTCGCGCGGGCTGGAGGTGCCCGACGACGAGCTGCCGCGCTGGCCGCGCTCGCCGCGCTGGGAGCGCGACTTCGAGCTGGAGGCGCGCGTGGAGTCGCTCAAGGACGCGCGCAACCGCCGCGCCGACGCGCTGGGGCTGGACCCTGGCTTCGTGATGTCGCGCGCGCAGCTGGAGGAAGTGGCCAGGGCCCGCCCGCGCACCGCCGACGAGCTGACGGCGGTGTCGGGAGTGCGGCGCTGGCAGGTTGAGGCGATCGGGGAGGCGCTGCTGAAGGCGTTGAGATGA